TTGCTTTGACCGTATACAGGAACTCATTTGCCtgttaaaaaaaggtttttcaACTATCGTCTTACACGTGCTAGACGATATATAGAATGTACGTTTGGCATCCTTTCTAATAAGTGGCGCATACTTCATAGACCTATCGATGTCAAAGTCGACTTTGCAGTAGATATAGTTAAATGTTGttgcatattacataattttgtacGCGATCGAGATGGCTCTGTTTATGATGATACCCTAACGATCAATGGCCTAGAAGATTTCAATGACatggaaaatataattacgAACAGAAATCAAAATCGATATCGTGATGCGTTGTCAAACTATTTCATGAGTAACGAAGGACAATTATCTTGGCAGATGGATAAAATATAGTTGATAGATATCTAcctaaaaatagttttttattttgtccgaGTTATAAATCCATACtagataagtataaattatatattataaaagttattgataataatacaagtatacactcatatactattgtaatttataataaataacaagatTCATaatatcagatttttttttaaataggtacataattgttatgatttaattattatccaataaataatatgttaaataatatttaagaaattcatttgaaatattgtacttaatattatacttactttatAAGTAACCAAcaggaaataaaatatgaacaaaatacttacaaattaatttttgttgtgcttcattttcttcattaaaatttgataataaagaCAAAGCAATTTCAAACCAggctgaattatttttatttttgtctttataATCTTCATTTGAAGTATCCCATAATAACGGCCGTTTTTGAACTTCATTAATTAGAAATTCATTATCAATATCAAccatattgatttttttgtggAAAATGtagtatgattttttaatttgaatttttaccaAACTACACACAACACCACActtcaataacaaattaatgGAATTATACGTCCGTACAATTGTGCGTCCGTATGGCCATTCAAGTTCAAAATAACACACTTCTACAACGTGCGTATACATGTTTCGACGTGCGTTGTAGCAAAATACGCAGAGGCGAAAATCAACGTCCGTTCGGCGTTCATACGCACGTATGTTTTGACGCACGTCGTTAGTGTGGCCCaatcttaaaatatcaatacaattctACAACGGACGTCAAAATTAACGTGCGTTCCGACGTACATTATACGCTCGTGTGGCCCCAGCCTTAGTTCCCTCTATCGTATACATTAAATTCcatcataatatgatttagaAATTTGTTGAAAGCTTAAAATTGTCCAAGGTAACTTATCttgtcaaatttattaaaactttcaTGATTTACAATGATAAATAGGTGTTtccaaaatataattgtaaatgtatttaaaataattaaaaactcaatATAGGTCGCCTTAAAATCgtccaataaatttaaatatgaagaaagatacctacataatttatttatacaaatatttttcaataatttaacactagaagaaataaaattaaacttataaaaaatataattaactacctAACCTTAAAATTATAGTACTTTTTTTACGATCTATTTctgattattgaaaattatttgaacaGATGTgctaaataagtatttaaattatatgtgaaggtaaaataattatgaatcgaagatttaatttagaaattatgaATAGGGAAGTagcaagtaggtacctaggtaaaactaaaaactgaTTATAACGCAATGTtctctatttatttattattatgtatttctacCAAGTTTTGGCATTCAAATTTGTGTGACTAGTATATGTAACTTTACATCACGAGATTAAATTTAAAGCAGTGCTGTGCAACTCACTGCCGAGACATTAGTGTCATTGTGTTAACTAGTATTAACGGCGGTGTTCGATGTACGCTCCCGTTCTCGACACTATCGAGTCCATCGTGAAATATATATCCAGAGAATCGGCCATCGGGTTGTTCGTGCCCAGACCAACAATGTTGCGCAATATTTGCTGGCCATCTGAAAAGTACGTGACGCACAGAAACACCAGCTGCACATGCACCACCAGCACCAGCAGCAACGTATCGACGGCGCCTCTGCTGCCAGAATTAAGCCAATTGTGGCATGCGCTTGTTACCAGTCCATACACCAGTGAAAACCGTTTCCAAGTGAGTAAGTCGGTATACACCAGCCTTTGATACGCATTTGAAGGTGCCATCTATGTGCGTGATATTACCATATCAATACCATATACAATATGGGTAATGTAATGATATGACAACAAAGAGGATTGAATTAGTTATAACAATTACAGGCACTTTTCTGTTTTACCGGACACACTTTTGTTTgcaatttttcttattattacgTATGTAGTTAAACATGCTGAAAACGATGGTGAAATCAGAATTCTACGATGGACTTAgtttatagttacctatagctaatttaaattaatagattttcaTATACATCCGGCGGCGGCGTGGTcacaattaaaatcgaaaacttCACTcaacttgttatgtaaaaccacttTAGGTGGGTCCGGAATTCAAATAGCTATGACTTCGAAACTAAGTCTGATCACCAAATTCTGACTTTACCATCATTTTCAGCATACTTGACTTCatacgttaaaacaaaaaaaaaatcaataaaaaggtGTCCAGGAGTAAGTATAAGTTAAGTATAAGTACAACAGAagtatatctatttattatacacttaaATTATATGCTTCGGATTAAGGGTAGCAGCGGGTGATATGTACGAGTATCTATTttctcatttaatattttaaaatatgatttaaaataattattagatacttacctaaatttaaaaaaaaaaagtttatttactTCACttcaataaatatctaaattttataagactataggtaaattataatttatcgttattctatattactataatgacaatcctcaacattttttttaaaataacataacaaaaataacaatttgacGAAGGCGTGTGTGCAactctattaaatattttgggtACTCTGGTAGATCAAGTACAAGCATACATCAAATTGTCGCAGTTATGACCtcgaataaaaaaactatatcttAAAACTAAATGTATGTGTGTTGCTTATATACTCATAATCTACTAAaatgaattttacaaaaatctaAGAGATTGTTTTTAGAGATGTCAATAATGTAAGAGAGTAAGTAGCTTAAaccacgttaaaaaatataccaaatgcGGTTGCCTATATAGgtcgaattatttcacaaagtaGGGTACACTGGTCCCTGACGCCGATTTGTCGCCGAACTTTTGTAGACAAAAACTGAGACACTCAAACCGAGATACACATATACCTATaacgtatatattaaataggaTTTGCCACAAAATAAACTACACACAGGCCAACCCGGGATATTTAGCTATTtggtatgttaatataattcgCGGTACATCACCCTATAAATAGGTGTCGGGCAATAGACTAAGTGGAAAActggaaaagtattatattatacttaattattaagaggatgtcaccctcgcatgtgttgtctccgtcttacaaatgttaaacataacaaaaactgttttgcgcggcaCAACTTTTATCTCTctgtgtttgtagtagtggctccAATATTTCTGAACATATGGTGGAAAATTATCCATGCGACAGCGTGcccatattttagataacataaatacaataaaagttatttgcttctaaacatgtgatttttttgtttttttcatttgcttataaaacattattggatagtgctatttaaaaaaaagcacacTGTTGTACAGATAAAGTTCTTTTTAacgtgttgtgaaaatttggtagttctacaacaaatatggtgCGAGAAAAGTAGTTCGCGCAaaagtttttgctatgttgtacatttgtaagacagagacaacacacgcgggtgtgacatcctcttaaggcaactaaaatataaaatacaattttataattttagaaaactgATAATCTTATAGATAATTGATAGGTACTTACCGAACCTCTTAATAAATAACCCATAAACTATAGAGTTTTATAACTATATGTTTTCAGATTTCATTCGTATAAtcgtaccaatataatattatatatacctacacattaataagtaatatttttttttcaatttgagtAAATTTAGcctttagttaattaatttgtttaggtTATGTGGTGGAATACAAAGTGtccaaaacatttaaataatacattttttttttatcattgttgaTGTAATTTGATTTcacaattattgaatattttatgtatgcTATAAAAACTATACATAGATAATACTGGTAAGGATTATAATGTTagtattatcattgaataatattataataatgtaattattatacgagaaatatacatttattatgctatactataatttatggttcaatataaaaacataatatgactggttattatattatttaaatgaaacctGTTTGACTGGAACAACTAGTCTGTAACCCTCCCTCTCCCtaaagaaacaaataaatgatctgtataatataattcgtgCCTCACCAATATGAGTGTGGTCAGGCAGAGCAACAGTAACATAGCGACGTGTATCGTCGTCTTTTCGTATTTTTCGTAGCACATGGCTTCTGACGCGGCTACCAGAACCAAGTGGCCGATGAACAACATTGCTTTGTAGAAGTAGTTAGACCTTGTCCAAAACAGATGTTGCTTGACGACGAACGCGGCGACGTTCAAGGTTATTTTGGACGGCAAGTAGTACCGGGTTGTTAAGTCTACTACGATGCGGGTGGACAGGATCAGCCTTTCGAACAATAACAGCAGATACCAGCATGCCATAAAATTCATTGCATAGGGCGCCACGTACTTGGCGAATGAGGATACGTTGTCCGTCACCAAACGAATAGCGCGTGGACGTCGTGCTAGTAAAAAGTATAAGAGTATGGTTATTCCGGCTACCATTGATGTGCATACCAAAAGCTCCCCCGCAAACAGTATGATTCTGGCCGTTGTGGTTGAGCTGTCGGTAATGGTATTcatgttaaaacaattttttttaattttaaaattttaaagcatggttatatactatttatgaataaataaataatataaatttatacatcTTGGCGTATAAACAAGTTATGAAAACCAATGGTGACAGACTTTATAGCATTACAGCAGGTGATAATAACATACCAATAGGTATCATAGTATGGTTATAttcggtttttactttttagacattattatatcattatcattagtatagtagtatagaaTAGATACACAGTTCTAACACAGCCTCTTTACTACACTAAAATAGTATACGTAGCCAACACGCGCATCACAAATTATCACTTAGGTACGTACGTTTAATCCCCATCGAGATAAAGAATATGTTGGAGCCCCAGATTTTCCTATCACAATATGAAAAAGAACGAGCAGTCTAAATAATTAACTGTCCCAATCAGTTGTGCCCAAGGCCCAACTGCAAGAAATAAACTACGCCCACTGAAATCTACATGggaatttttagttttctatctataataataaacagaaaTATCACAAAGATAGAAAAACAAATGCActgtgttattttaataataataactctatGTGGAACGAAAAGATaaacttgataaaatatttatgaatgttTACGCCGATTGAGGAATGCACTTTACACAACGGAGGGtcctttgaataattt
This genomic window from Metopolophium dirhodum isolate CAU chromosome 1, ASM1992520v1, whole genome shotgun sequence contains:
- the LOC132934464 gene encoding uncharacterized protein LOC132934464 gives rise to the protein MNTITDSSTTTARIILFAGELLVCTSMVAGITILLYFLLARRPRAIRLVTDNVSSFAKYVAPYAMNFMACWYLLLLFERLILSTRIVVDLTTRYYLPSKITLNVAAFVVKQHLFWTRSNYFYKAMLFIGHLVLVAASEAMCYEKYEKTTIHVAMLLLLCLTTLILMAPSNAYQRLVYTDLLTWKRFSLVYGLVTSACHNWLNSGSRGAVDTLLLVLVVHVQLVFLCVTYFSDGQQILRNIVGLGTNNPMADSLDIYFTMDSIVSRTGAYIEHRR